Proteins from one Anaerohalosphaeraceae bacterium genomic window:
- the nusB gene encoding transcription antitermination factor NusB: MDRRTKARELAVQAICQLDVQGEQVLSLLPRFFRENSEDELVIQLAEQWTRGTWTHWRQCDEEIAAAAEKWNVSRLSMVDRNILRLGVYQLLFCPDIPEKVAINEAIELAKKYGGVQSPRFVNGVLDAVYRRKKESGTISHVQQ; the protein is encoded by the coding sequence GTGGATCGGAGAACCAAAGCCAGGGAATTAGCCGTACAGGCCATCTGTCAACTGGATGTGCAGGGCGAACAGGTCCTGTCTCTCCTGCCTCGTTTTTTTCGTGAAAACAGCGAGGATGAGCTTGTCATCCAGCTGGCGGAACAATGGACGCGGGGAACCTGGACCCACTGGCGTCAGTGTGATGAAGAAATCGCCGCCGCTGCGGAAAAATGGAACGTAAGCCGCCTGTCCATGGTGGACCGAAACATCCTTCGCTTGGGGGTCTATCAGCTGCTCTTCTGTCCGGACATTCCTGAAAAAGTTGCCATCAACGAGGCCATCGAACTGGCCAAAAAATACGGCGGTGTCCAGTCTCCCCGGTTTGTCAACGGCGTCCTTGATGCTGTGTACAGACGGAAAAAGGAATCAGGAACGATTTCCCATGTCCAGCAGTGA
- a CDS encoding tetratricopeptide repeat protein — protein sequence MINEESFRDPDEHPWDQADVIACEAFELYEKGQMQEALEKLTEAIYLNPSYGAWYFNKGLTLDALERYEEAIECYLRAMELCGEDVEILNSLAVDYTRTCQYDLALEIFEKIEAMEPGYEPCYCNRIITYTELEQYDKAEEMFYLAQQIEPDCPICFYNIGNALFSQGKYERAIWCWQRTAQLDENHPQIYYRIAQAYWAAGQYEEARRYFLKEIRREPGNLEVILDFGIFLLQQGDVEAAREKFNRLLELEPDYAPAWFYKGETALNVGRREEAIDCYHRALEADRKIKGPRFRLAQLYAEKEPEKAVYYLHQEMSTDLDEPDVLLAMGWLSAQLGQSDTACRCFLRVLDQDRIEPLAFYGLALCLAVRREYDAAEQCLKQAISLKPDQPAFHLAMAWLSIQQRQWDQALRQAELALEIEPENRALQKSCRQIRRTVWAAKIKEKLPLLQPVRKILRQMKNL from the coding sequence ATGATAAACGAAGAGTCGTTTCGCGACCCGGATGAACACCCGTGGGACCAAGCCGATGTTATTGCCTGCGAGGCCTTCGAACTCTATGAAAAAGGACAAATGCAGGAGGCCCTCGAAAAACTCACGGAGGCCATTTACCTGAACCCTTCATATGGGGCGTGGTATTTCAACAAAGGGCTGACGCTGGATGCGCTGGAGCGGTATGAGGAGGCGATTGAGTGCTATCTTCGGGCAATGGAACTGTGCGGGGAGGACGTGGAGATTCTGAATTCGCTGGCAGTGGATTACACGCGAACATGCCAATATGACCTGGCTTTGGAGATTTTTGAGAAGATTGAGGCAATGGAGCCGGGCTACGAGCCGTGCTACTGCAACCGCATCATTACCTATACGGAACTGGAACAGTATGACAAGGCGGAGGAGATGTTTTATCTGGCCCAGCAGATTGAACCGGATTGCCCGATTTGCTTTTACAACATCGGGAACGCCCTGTTCAGCCAGGGAAAGTACGAACGGGCAATCTGGTGCTGGCAGAGAACCGCCCAACTGGATGAAAACCATCCGCAGATTTATTACCGGATTGCTCAGGCATACTGGGCAGCCGGACAGTATGAAGAAGCCCGCCGCTATTTCCTAAAGGAAATCCGACGGGAACCCGGCAATCTGGAGGTAATCCTGGACTTTGGGATTTTTCTGCTTCAGCAGGGGGACGTTGAAGCCGCCCGGGAAAAATTCAATCGGCTGCTTGAATTAGAACCGGACTACGCACCGGCCTGGTTTTACAAAGGGGAAACAGCGTTAAACGTAGGTCGACGAGAGGAGGCGATCGACTGCTACCATCGAGCACTGGAGGCAGACCGCAAAATTAAGGGGCCGCGTTTTCGACTGGCTCAGCTGTATGCGGAGAAGGAACCGGAAAAGGCGGTGTATTATCTGCATCAGGAGATGAGTACGGATTTGGATGAGCCGGATGTCCTGCTGGCGATGGGATGGCTGAGCGCTCAGCTGGGACAATCGGATACGGCCTGCCGGTGTTTTCTGCGTGTGCTGGACCAGGACCGGATTGAGCCGCTGGCGTTTTACGGGCTGGCGCTGTGCCTGGCCGTACGGCGGGAATATGATGCGGCGGAACAATGCCTCAAACAGGCCATTTCCCTGAAACCCGACCAGCCGGCGTTTCATCTGGCAATGGCATGGCTGAGCATTCAGCAGCGCCAATGGGACCAGGCCCTGCGGCAGGCGGAGTTGGCCCTCGAAATCGAGCCGGAAAACAGGGCCCTGCAGAAATCCTGCCGGCAGATTCGACGAACCGTGTGGGCAGCAAAAATAAAGGAAAAATTGCCTCTTCTTCAACCGGTTCGGAAAATCCTCCGCCAGATGAAAAATCTCTGA
- a CDS encoding DUF2959 domain-containing protein gives MKTGKQDAGTIRLMILSLSLFLFGCRSMEIGLKEKFGVPKRSQMVTEVAKARDAQNEAKEQVASALEQFSTELRFEGGDLEKKYKTLSSEYEKSRSKASAVSSRIERVKEVSEALFREWEKELTQYSSDRLRESSRRKLDQTRRYYETMMAAMERARDKMDPVLAAFRDQVLFLKHNLNARAVASLRQELNIMESEVAVLIREMEASISEANRFIEQLTQEEP, from the coding sequence ATGAAAACCGGGAAACAGGATGCCGGGACAATACGGCTGATGATTCTGTCTTTGTCGCTTTTTCTTTTCGGCTGCCGCAGTATGGAAATCGGTCTTAAGGAAAAATTCGGTGTTCCCAAACGCAGCCAGATGGTCACGGAAGTTGCCAAGGCCCGGGATGCTCAGAATGAGGCCAAAGAGCAGGTGGCCTCCGCCCTCGAGCAGTTCAGCACCGAGCTCCGTTTTGAAGGGGGTGATTTGGAGAAAAAGTACAAAACCCTCTCCAGTGAATACGAAAAGAGCCGCTCGAAGGCTTCCGCCGTTTCTTCTCGGATTGAACGGGTGAAGGAGGTTTCCGAAGCACTTTTCCGGGAATGGGAAAAAGAGTTGACCCAGTATTCCAGCGACCGTCTTCGCGAAAGCAGCCGCCGCAAACTGGACCAAACCCGCCGCTATTACGAAACGATGATGGCTGCTATGGAGCGGGCACGCGACAAAATGGACCCCGTTCTGGCCGCCTTCCGGGATCAGGTTCTTTTTCTCAAACACAACTTAAATGCCCGTGCCGTGGCTTCTCTTCGGCAGGAATTAAACATAATGGAATCAGAAGTTGCCGTCTTGATTCGTGAAATGGAAGCCTCGATTTCCGAGGCAAACCGTTTTATTGAACAACTGACGCAGGAAGAACCGTAA
- a CDS encoding 2-oxo acid dehydrogenase subunit E2, with the protein MEKEAGHLPLTRIQKLIGRTMLEAKQTKAFGYYSVWADVTEMVSMRKEYSRQTGIRLTTNDLVLCAMARAAAAYPQVCAKPNLETEEWEVPERIGLGFAVAAPQGLVVPVIQDAGRMTLTEIAQASDALLRRARANQLTPDDFDGATLVLSGLGMYGIEWFYAIAPPSANGIVSIGYIADEVVPDEGTPAIRKQLNVSLAIDQCAADEATAASFLRRIADFLEDPWTLTKTN; encoded by the coding sequence ATGGAAAAGGAAGCCGGTCATTTGCCGCTGACGCGGATACAGAAGTTAATCGGACGAACCATGCTGGAGGCCAAACAGACAAAGGCCTTCGGGTATTATTCGGTCTGGGCGGATGTGACGGAAATGGTGTCGATGCGCAAGGAATACAGCCGGCAGACCGGAATCCGTCTGACCACCAATGACCTGGTTTTGTGTGCAATGGCCCGTGCCGCCGCCGCATATCCCCAGGTATGCGCCAAGCCGAACCTGGAAACCGAAGAATGGGAGGTTCCGGAGCGTATCGGTCTCGGATTTGCGGTAGCCGCCCCTCAGGGACTGGTCGTTCCGGTGATTCAGGATGCCGGGCGGATGACCCTGACAGAGATTGCTCAGGCATCGGATGCTCTGCTTCGTCGGGCCAGAGCCAATCAGCTGACCCCGGATGATTTTGACGGGGCAACCCTTGTTTTAAGCGGCCTGGGGATGTACGGGATTGAGTGGTTCTATGCCATTGCACCGCCTTCGGCCAACGGGATTGTCTCCATCGGATACATCGCAGACGAGGTTGTGCCGGACGAAGGAACGCCGGCAATACGAAAACAGCTGAATGTATCGCTGGCCATCGACCAGTGTGCAGCCGATGAAGCGACTGCTGCGTCCTTTTTGCGGAGGATTGCCGATTTTCTGGAAGACCCGTGGACCCTGACAAAGACAAATTGA
- a CDS encoding AAA family ATPase, whose amino-acid sequence MSSSEESIRISSSCRILAVLNQKGGVGKTTTVANLSAVLAQSAKRTLVIDLDPQAHLTIHLGADAETPPSGSYAVLTGARTLEEVLIQSRPNLWLLSSGIDLVGAETELVNEVGRETILRNALQPIRERFDYIFIDCPPSLGLLTLNALAAADEVLIPIQPHFLALQGFGRLLQTIRLVNQRINPVLRVKAILMCMYDSRASLSVEVKNDIEKFLESARQNRTPWSGASVVPVQIRRNIKLAEAPSYGKTIFEYEPSCHGADDYRAVAQYLFGPISAEVQPVSPESTPACGQIDAGEKTQDKA is encoded by the coding sequence ATGTCCAGCAGTGAAGAATCCATCCGCATTTCTTCGTCCTGCCGTATTCTGGCGGTTCTCAACCAAAAAGGCGGTGTTGGAAAAACCACCACTGTAGCCAACCTCTCCGCCGTTCTGGCTCAGTCTGCCAAACGGACTCTCGTGATTGACCTGGACCCTCAGGCCCATCTGACGATTCATCTTGGTGCTGATGCCGAAACCCCTCCTTCCGGTTCTTATGCGGTCCTGACCGGTGCACGCACCCTCGAAGAAGTCCTGATACAAAGCCGTCCGAACCTCTGGCTCCTGAGTTCCGGAATTGATTTGGTGGGTGCCGAAACCGAACTGGTCAATGAAGTCGGACGGGAAACCATTCTCCGCAACGCCCTCCAGCCCATCCGGGAACGGTTTGATTACATTTTCATCGATTGTCCGCCTTCCCTGGGTCTGCTTACGCTCAATGCGCTGGCTGCCGCCGATGAAGTCCTGATTCCTATCCAGCCCCATTTTTTGGCTTTGCAGGGGTTCGGTCGGCTTCTTCAGACGATTCGGCTGGTCAATCAGCGAATCAATCCGGTGCTGCGGGTTAAGGCCATTCTGATGTGCATGTATGACAGCCGTGCCAGTCTGTCCGTCGAAGTCAAGAATGATATTGAGAAGTTTCTCGAATCCGCCCGTCAGAACCGCACACCCTGGTCCGGAGCTTCCGTGGTGCCCGTCCAGATTCGCCGCAACATCAAACTGGCGGAAGCCCCCAGTTACGGCAAAACCATCTTCGAATATGAACCTTCCTGCCACGGGGCCGATGACTATCGGGCTGTTGCTCAGTATCTTTTTGGGCCAATATCGGCGGAGGTGCAACCCGTCTCTCCGGAAAGCACGCCTGCTTGCGGACAAATCGATGCGGGGGAAAAAACACAGGATAAGGCGTAA
- the ribH gene encoding 6,7-dimethyl-8-ribityllumazine synthase, whose translation MIQEIKGQLTAGSGKYAIVVSRFNEFITSRLLGGAIDCLQRHGAKDEQITVVWVPGTVEITPVARRLADSGKYAAILCLGAVIRGQTTHYDLVCQQISRGVGQINFECKTPAIFGVLTCETLEQAIERAGTKQGNAGAAAAMAAMEMADLLSRL comes from the coding sequence ATGATTCAGGAAATCAAAGGTCAGTTAACAGCCGGCAGCGGCAAGTATGCCATTGTTGTCAGCCGGTTCAATGAGTTCATTACCTCCCGTCTGCTTGGCGGGGCGATTGACTGTCTCCAGCGGCATGGGGCCAAAGATGAGCAGATAACAGTGGTCTGGGTTCCCGGAACCGTCGAAATTACACCTGTTGCCCGCAGGTTGGCTGACAGCGGAAAATACGCCGCAATTCTCTGCCTGGGGGCTGTCATACGCGGACAGACCACCCATTATGACCTCGTTTGCCAGCAAATCAGCCGCGGGGTCGGGCAAATCAATTTCGAGTGCAAAACGCCTGCTATCTTTGGTGTACTGACTTGTGAAACCCTCGAGCAGGCCATTGAACGAGCCGGCACCAAACAGGGCAATGCCGGAGCTGCCGCCGCGATGGCGGCAATGGAGATGGCCGACCTTCTCAGCCGCCTTTAA